From the Deinococcus fonticola genome, the window AGAAGTTGCCAGCGTGAGCGTTCGACGGGTCGCGTGGCAGCTCGGTACGCCTGTTCCAGCTCATCGGTCGTGCGGTGTGTGGTCAACTGGGCAGCTCGCATAGTTGATTATCACTTTAGTCCCGTATCAATGGCTTCCAGGGTGTTGCGTTTGTGCTGGTCAAGCACTTCTCTGAGTTTCTCGGCTTGTTCTTCCTTGGTGGTGCCGTAGAACACGTGATTACCGAGTTTCATTCGTTTCTTGAAGTACTCAGGCATCTGCGGGACATCCACTGGGGCGTTCGAGGTGGGGTAGGCATAAACGGCTTTGTCGTGCGAGCAACCCGCGACGGTTTGCTTGGCAGCATTGGCGAGGGGGCCGTCGCCGTACCCGCAGTCGCCCTTACTGCTGAGGTACTTGATGTTCGTCAGATCAATTTCCTGCCCGTCGGGGCCGAACATGTTGGCGTTCAGGCTCACGGGCATTTCGGCCATGCCGTCCACGAACATCACGGGTTCGTTGCTTTCGCTGTAATTCATGAAGCGGGCGTACATTGCGCCGTCCACGGTAATCTGTCTCTTCCCGGTGGAATCCACGGCGTACACGGGGACTTTGAACTTGATGTTGCCGTCCAGCACTTCGCTCTTGCGAATTTTGACGCGCACAATCAATTCTTCAACTTGTGTGTCTGGGTTGAAGGCATGGTAAGAGTTGATCACCGGGCTGGCCTGCTCACCAGGAATCAGTTCATCGGGCAGAACCGTGACCATGACCCTGGGGACGTTCAAGTGGTGGAAGGTGTTCACGGAGGTGCGGTTTGAACCGCGACTGCTGTACACCTCAATGGTGTTCCACCCTGATTTACGCAATGCGCCGATGTTTCCTGGAACCATCACCATGGCCTGGCAGAATTGCGCGGCGGGCATGGTGGGAATGGGATCAAGGATGTTCGGGTCAGGCATCGTCTGGCCTTGTTCCAGGTACCACGGGTACCGTTCACCACCGTTCACGTACAACTTGTACTCGTTACAGAAGGAAATAGTTCGGTCACCTGTAGCACCGATGGGGTAATGCGAACCACGTTTGATGTTGTGTGCATTCGGCAAGACCCACGGCAGGTAAGCTTCCGAGTCAATGTCCGTTGGAGAGCCTGAAATCACGAAGACACGCTGGGCTTCCAGTTTTGGACTCTCTGTGGCTGCTGGGGTGATGGTGCCGTTCGGGTACTCGGTACGGAGGGTGGTGTCGTACCGGAAGTCTCGAATGTGATACCAGACCCGCTTGGTGTCTTTCAGGCCGTACTTGTTCGTGACCGTCAGCGTAACGAGGAAAGGCTTGGTCAGGGTGTAGGTGTGGCTAGGGTCACGTTCAGTGGAGGTTGTCCCGTCACCGAAATTCCACTCGTACTTCAGATCGGTGTCGAAGGACTGGAAGTTGCGTGGATCATCCTTGGAGTAAAACGCACTGAATTGAACGGTGGCACTGGACTGCCCCACGCCAATGGTTGACAGGGGCGCACCCGCCAGGTCTGATCCTGTCCAGGTCAGTTCCGCTTTCGGAGCGCGTTGCCAGAAGGTATGCCAGGCAGTTTTCTTGAAGATCACGCGGTTTGGTTCGGCGGCCTGGGCGGTCATCTTGCCTCTGTTCAGGCTCTGTTGACCCAGGGTGGCGGCCCGGTTATCACGAATGGTCAGGGTGTAATCGAAGGTGCCGATGCCAGCGTAGGTATGAGAGACCTTAGAACCATTCTTTGTCG encodes:
- a CDS encoding PKD domain-containing protein, translated to MKTGQPYPIPRTNKLRGQQLTAPFCDDFNSFNTNLWETYKVNANWRSLNSAGTFEPSNLTVENGYLVMKLNQESGDVKSTTTPAVYRSAVFRSVAAMGFGTYDFWMRPASTSKNPAVPGARANGTLADVNLYGETDDTDSNLLPDTLIELRYGYSIPDYLLYTTLRTNQPENSVGVHTGVNMAQGFQHHQWVWTPTSLKMYVGGKLVREETDPSKVPQVAANLAMHLMPTNRPDLGTNLAGNKAPRYTMVDKFCFTPKGAQDFMITPSAPVLGQATTLDASGLAGTDFKWFVGTTQIASGQKTTYTFPTAGSFQVKLTYTNLSGEAKVVTRDVTVSGTNDDAVPIPPDMTYGSPIALEFPVFTADDTAYFDIYRLGDDAYTGKNFRWNFGDGTTATGDAVKHDYKTPGTYTVTLNYEDAKGTTKTFKTQVAAINVAKLVDKGGRSDSLTAKFDAGEEIPGLTYEYTLEDKDNQTATKNGSKVSHTYAGIGTFDYTLTIRDNRAATLGQQSLNRGKMTAQAAEPNRVIFKKTAWHTFWQRAPKAELTWTGSDLAGAPLSTIGVGQSSATVQFSAFYSKDDPRNFQSFDTDLKYEWNFGDGTTSTERDPSHTYTLTKPFLVTLTVTNKYGLKDTKRVWYHIRDFRYDTTLRTEYPNGTITPAATESPKLEAQRVFVISGSPTDIDSEAYLPWVLPNAHNIKRGSHYPIGATGDRTISFCNEYKLYVNGGERYPWYLEQGQTMPDPNILDPIPTMPAAQFCQAMVMVPGNIGALRKSGWNTIEVYSSRGSNRTSVNTFHHLNVPRVMVTVLPDELIPGEQASPVINSYHAFNPDTQVEELIVRVKIRKSEVLDGNIKFKVPVYAVDSTGKRQITVDGAMYARFMNYSESNEPVMFVDGMAEMPVSLNANMFGPDGQEIDLTNIKYLSSKGDCGYGDGPLANAAKQTVAGCSHDKAVYAYPTSNAPVDVPQMPEYFKKRMKLGNHVFYGTTKEEQAEKLREVLDQHKRNTLEAIDTGLK